One Ammoniphilus sp. CFH 90114 genomic window carries:
- a CDS encoding DNA translocase FtsK encodes MKKWWKRISEALSSESEDKETKIESEQPSERWKPEAQVRTRTVYPKNQGSSHFRFPMIPDDVESTRGNPPSRGNVSHSTPPRKPNVTRSPQTPERVIQSDVKREQKAKPAFKPTTIVSPIHGTMRVDGNSPRNLDSFVHTGIVQQKTESQSQTIESKLHEPQVLVKEELANEEIATTKEALSEKLEATVVPIEEKSLDLEITVPSEPSEPIRIRSVLLDSPVNDNDQPLIEAQAITVSLPDLMVEPTECTTTVSPSSFDPDLETTEPILTETRATPAPYVPSYLQGVRSSTPVEEKNLPRALGNFYSSTKVHQSNSTHDVNMYHMPSIHLLRKEPPLQGNDDEYTDEQIQKLSVALENFHVNADVVGVVKGPTVTRYELQPAPGVKVNKFTNLIDDIKLALAAKDIRMEAPIPGRSAIGIEVPNEQPSPVFIRSILESQEFRSNPSPLAIALGRDIGGAPIIGDLKKMPHGLIAGSTGSGKSVCINSILVSLLYKAKPSDVRLILIDPKVVELAPYNHIPHLLTPVVTDPKQATAALRWAVEEMDSRYEKFADKGVRDIERFNHTAQQEGMEKLPYIIIIIDELADLMMVAPGDVEEAICRIAQKARACGIHLLVATQRPSVDVITGLIKANIPTRIAFAVSSGADSRTILDMGGAERLLGKGDMLYYPSGLAKPIRLQGNFVSDEEIEMVVEHVKKQQKVNYLFDKEQLTRAVQASSESEDELFEEALLFMVEQGQASASSLQRRFRIGYNRAARLIDMMESEGFIAGQSGSKAREVLISEEDYRNMFG; translated from the coding sequence ATGAAGAAGTGGTGGAAAAGAATTTCCGAGGCTCTCAGTTCTGAGAGTGAAGATAAAGAAACGAAAATAGAGAGTGAGCAGCCAAGTGAACGATGGAAGCCTGAAGCTCAAGTAAGAACGAGGACGGTCTATCCGAAAAATCAAGGTTCATCTCATTTTCGTTTTCCTATGATTCCAGATGATGTGGAAAGTACAAGAGGGAATCCACCTTCTAGGGGAAATGTAAGCCACTCCACTCCACCCCGCAAACCAAACGTTACACGCAGTCCACAGACTCCAGAGCGGGTTATCCAATCAGATGTTAAACGTGAGCAAAAAGCAAAACCAGCTTTTAAACCAACGACTATCGTATCACCTATACACGGTACTATGAGGGTGGATGGGAATTCTCCAAGAAACCTAGATAGCTTTGTGCATACGGGAATTGTACAACAGAAAACAGAGAGTCAGTCTCAAACCATCGAGAGCAAGCTTCACGAACCTCAGGTTCTAGTAAAAGAAGAATTAGCTAATGAGGAGATTGCAACCACTAAAGAAGCACTCAGCGAAAAACTGGAAGCAACAGTAGTCCCAATCGAGGAGAAGTCATTGGATTTAGAAATAACAGTACCAAGCGAACCCTCAGAGCCTATACGTATACGATCCGTTTTACTAGATTCACCCGTTAATGATAATGATCAACCCTTAATTGAAGCCCAAGCCATAACGGTCTCGCTACCAGATCTAATGGTAGAACCCACAGAATGCACTACAACCGTCTCGCCAAGCTCCTTTGATCCTGACTTAGAAACAACTGAGCCTATACTAACAGAGACTCGAGCGACTCCTGCTCCATATGTTCCATCGTATCTTCAGGGAGTTCGATCGTCTACCCCTGTTGAAGAGAAGAATTTGCCAAGAGCTTTAGGTAACTTCTATTCATCTACTAAAGTTCATCAAAGTAATTCCACCCATGATGTGAATATGTATCATATGCCAAGTATTCATCTTCTGAGGAAGGAACCTCCTTTACAAGGAAATGACGATGAGTATACGGATGAGCAGATCCAAAAACTTTCAGTCGCCCTCGAAAACTTTCATGTTAATGCTGACGTAGTGGGAGTTGTCAAAGGGCCAACAGTAACTCGATATGAGCTGCAACCTGCACCTGGTGTGAAAGTGAATAAGTTTACCAATCTCATTGATGACATCAAATTAGCTTTAGCAGCCAAGGATATTCGGATGGAGGCTCCGATACCAGGTCGTTCAGCCATTGGCATAGAAGTGCCTAATGAACAACCTTCACCTGTGTTTATACGTTCGATTCTTGAATCTCAGGAGTTCCGCTCCAATCCCTCTCCATTAGCCATTGCTCTTGGACGAGACATTGGTGGGGCTCCGATTATTGGTGATTTGAAGAAGATGCCTCACGGACTTATTGCAGGATCTACTGGGTCGGGTAAAAGTGTTTGTATCAATTCGATACTGGTTAGTCTTCTTTATAAAGCAAAGCCTTCCGATGTCCGACTGATTCTAATTGATCCAAAAGTGGTAGAGTTAGCACCTTATAACCATATCCCGCATCTACTAACGCCTGTCGTGACGGATCCCAAGCAGGCAACCGCGGCTTTGCGTTGGGCAGTGGAAGAGATGGATTCTCGATATGAGAAGTTTGCTGATAAGGGAGTCCGCGATATAGAGAGATTCAACCATACAGCACAACAAGAGGGAATGGAGAAGCTTCCATACATTATTATCATTATCGATGAGCTCGCAGACTTAATGATGGTGGCTCCTGGGGATGTGGAAGAGGCGATTTGTCGTATAGCGCAAAAAGCGAGAGCTTGCGGGATTCACTTACTTGTTGCGACTCAGCGTCCATCTGTTGATGTTATAACTGGTTTAATTAAAGCGAACATCCCAACAAGAATTGCTTTCGCCGTTTCGTCTGGGGCAGATTCCAGGACCATACTGGATATGGGGGGAGCGGAGAGACTGCTTGGAAAGGGAGACATGCTCTACTACCCAAGTGGTCTTGCGAAGCCGATTCGATTACAAGGAAACTTTGTATCGGATGAAGAGATTGAGATGGTTGTGGAGCATGTGAAGAAGCAACAGAAGGTAAATTACTTATTTGATAAAGAACAACTCACTCGTGCTGTACAAGCGAGTAGTGAGAGTGAAGATGAATTGTTTGAGGAAGCGCTACTCTTTATGGTGGAACAAGGTCAAGCGTCGGCTTCCTCCCTGCAAAGACGTTTTCGTATTGGATATAATAGAGCCGCCCGATTAATAGATATGATGGAATCAGAAGGGTTTATTGCTGGACAATCAGGGAGTAAAGCACGGGAGGTCTTGATCTCAGAAGAAGACTATCGGAATATGTTTGGCTAG
- a CDS encoding L,D-transpeptidase, producing MKWPVILLTLLIIFLPITSSTAEEEGVYLLISKSRNKLIIVLNEEPQYVFPIATGISAEKTPKGTFHIIRKVKNPWYIPKNIPGGDPTNPIGSRWLGLDVPGTDGYKFGIHGTNNPESIGKHVSQGCIRMNNRDVEWLFRHIPLGTKVIITH from the coding sequence TTGAAATGGCCTGTTATTCTTCTTACCTTACTGATCATATTTCTTCCTATAACTTCTTCTACTGCTGAAGAAGAAGGAGTTTACTTGCTTATTTCCAAGTCTAGGAATAAACTCATTATTGTTCTTAACGAGGAGCCTCAATATGTATTTCCGATTGCTACTGGAATCTCTGCTGAAAAAACACCTAAAGGAACCTTTCACATCATCCGGAAAGTAAAAAACCCCTGGTACATTCCTAAGAACATACCAGGAGGCGACCCAACTAACCCAATTGGTTCACGATGGCTTGGTTTGGATGTACCAGGTACTGATGGCTATAAATTTGGTATACATGGCACCAATAATCCGGAAAGCATTGGGAAGCATGTAAGCCAAGGGTGCATACGAATGAATAATCGCGATGTGGAATGGCTATTCAGACATATACCCTTAGGCACCAAGGTAATCATAACCCACTAG
- a CDS encoding TAXI family TRAP transporter solute-binding subunit produces MKKKNFLSMLVFTLVFALFAVACGGGGNQAEQPKPAEQPAEQPAEQPAQPEASKGETPDSIIIATGGTSGTYYPLGGGMAQIFTDKAGINSSAQSTGASVENMRLIKDGQVDLAFTQGDIADYASKGSVMFKEGGAIGNLTAIASLYNETVQIIVAKDSPIKTVEDLKGKRVSVGAPGSGTEANAQQILEIHGLTFDDLGKADRLAFGESASFIQDGTLDAAFVTAGTPTAAVNELAATKGVRVIGIAEEQMAKIIEQYPYYASQNIPAGTYPGFDEEVNTVAVKAQLVARAELDETLVYNMTKALYENMDQMKTVHAKAAEINIEKALEGVSLDVHPGAAKYFEEKGIK; encoded by the coding sequence ATGAAGAAAAAGAACTTTCTTTCCATGTTAGTATTTACACTTGTCTTCGCATTATTTGCAGTTGCTTGCGGCGGCGGTGGAAATCAAGCAGAACAACCGAAGCCAGCTGAACAGCCAGCAGAGCAACCAGCAGAGCAACCAGCACAACCTGAAGCATCTAAAGGAGAAACTCCTGATTCTATCATCATCGCAACGGGTGGTACTTCTGGTACGTACTATCCACTTGGTGGAGGTATGGCTCAAATTTTCACAGATAAAGCTGGAATTAACTCTTCCGCACAAAGTACTGGTGCATCTGTAGAGAATATGCGTTTGATCAAAGACGGACAAGTAGACCTTGCATTTACTCAAGGAGATATTGCTGATTATGCTTCTAAGGGTAGTGTAATGTTTAAAGAAGGTGGAGCTATCGGTAACCTAACAGCTATCGCTTCTCTTTATAACGAAACCGTTCAAATTATCGTAGCTAAAGACAGCCCAATCAAGACGGTTGAAGACTTGAAAGGTAAGCGTGTTTCTGTAGGAGCTCCTGGAAGTGGTACTGAAGCTAATGCTCAACAAATTCTTGAGATCCACGGTTTAACTTTTGATGATCTTGGTAAGGCTGATCGTCTTGCATTCGGAGAATCTGCAAGCTTCATTCAAGATGGTACATTGGATGCAGCGTTTGTTACTGCTGGAACTCCTACTGCTGCAGTAAATGAATTAGCAGCAACAAAAGGTGTCCGTGTAATCGGAATTGCAGAAGAACAAATGGCGAAGATTATTGAACAATACCCATACTATGCTTCTCAAAACATTCCAGCTGGAACTTACCCTGGTTTTGATGAAGAAGTGAATACGGTTGCAGTTAAGGCTCAATTAGTTGCTCGTGCTGAATTGGATGAAACTCTTGTTTACAACATGACAAAGGCTTTGTATGAGAACATGGATCAAATGAAGACTGTTCATGCCAAAGCTGCTGAGATCAACATTGAAAAAGCACTAGAAGGAGTTAGTTTAGACGTTCATCCAGGTGCTGCGAAGTATTTCGAAGAAAAAGGCATAAAATAA
- a CDS encoding DUF1850 domain-containing protein: protein MKHLKGTIAAFIGFGIALFLLLPNHHLALTITDGKTGELKYVTGIKIQERFAMQFIHSIHKTPVYEEYYIDEDLDIVLDKVIYESYGVGNPSNIEPGQTYSNENGNYTIGNIRRKLGYFDLSIGQVVADHHIVVKEKWLALSAMNPPGSWVRIQAKRVSLVTLWKGERSYGK, encoded by the coding sequence ATGAAGCATCTTAAAGGAACGATAGCAGCGTTTATTGGCTTTGGAATTGCTCTTTTTCTGCTTTTGCCAAATCACCACCTGGCTTTAACTATTACGGATGGGAAGACCGGTGAGCTTAAATACGTAACAGGGATAAAGATTCAAGAACGATTTGCCATGCAATTTATCCATTCGATTCATAAGACTCCTGTTTACGAAGAATATTATATAGATGAAGATCTAGATATTGTCCTAGATAAGGTAATTTATGAGTCTTACGGGGTCGGTAATCCGTCAAACATAGAGCCAGGGCAAACTTATAGTAATGAAAACGGCAACTACACAATCGGCAACATCCGACGTAAGTTAGGCTATTTTGATCTGTCTATTGGGCAAGTCGTAGCGGATCATCACATCGTAGTAAAAGAAAAATGGTTGGCATTATCAGCAATGAATCCGCCAGGAAGCTGGGTCCGTATTCAAGCTAAAAGGGTATCTTTAGTAACGTTATGGAAGGGTGAAAGATCTTATGGAAAATAA
- a CDS encoding TRAP transporter permease gives MENNKNAHADPAMSDEQVRELLSKYDKESSYRNLTGIMGWLVTIMAIGFSFYQLYASIFPPPPAQIHRSIHLAFALGLIFLLFPATGKGIRTKVPITDGILAILGIVSSLYWFFNFDALITRVGAFNQLDFIVGGIVILLVLEAARRVVGIPIVVIAVVFLLYALYGNHLGGFLTHRGVSFERLIGHMYFTLEGILGTPLSVSATFIFLFLLFGAFLEKTGVGAYFNDLALVVAGRRIGGPAKVAVFSSALQGTISGSSVANVVTSGSFTIPMMKRLGYRKEFAGAVEASASTGGQIMPPIMGAAAFLMAEFTGIPYWDIAKAAAIPAILYFTGIWVMVHLEAKRVGLRGLTKEELPDKKEVLKRSYLLLPIVAIVGFLMIGISPTRAALYGILTTILVGAVRKETRMGIKDILQALENGARSALAVAGATACAGIIVGVVTLTGVGLKFANGLLSFSGGIVLLTLFFTMIASLILGMGTPTTANYIITSTIAAPAIIALGAPTLSAHMFTFYFGILADVTPPVCLAAFAAAGIAKSSPMRTGFNSTKLAIAAFIIPYIFVLSPELLLIDTNLGEVLLVILSATIGMVGVSAGLVGYWMTTMAVWERILVIAAGLLLIVPGLITDTLGFGTLGIIFALQVMKSRKDKLAVQ, from the coding sequence ATGGAAAATAATAAGAACGCTCATGCGGACCCTGCTATGTCCGATGAACAAGTAAGAGAATTGCTTTCAAAGTATGATAAAGAATCATCCTATCGAAACCTGACAGGGATAATGGGTTGGCTCGTTACCATCATGGCTATTGGTTTTTCTTTCTATCAGTTATACGCATCCATTTTCCCTCCACCACCGGCACAAATTCATAGATCCATACACTTAGCCTTTGCTTTGGGTCTCATTTTTCTTCTGTTCCCTGCTACAGGCAAAGGAATTCGAACAAAGGTTCCTATAACGGACGGTATCCTTGCTATACTGGGTATTGTCAGCAGTCTGTATTGGTTCTTTAATTTCGATGCTTTAATCACAAGAGTTGGGGCTTTTAACCAATTAGACTTTATTGTGGGTGGAATCGTTATCCTACTAGTATTAGAAGCTGCACGTCGCGTTGTAGGGATTCCTATCGTTGTCATCGCCGTTGTATTTCTCCTTTATGCCCTCTATGGGAATCATCTAGGTGGATTTCTAACTCATCGTGGGGTTTCTTTTGAAAGATTAATTGGTCATATGTACTTTACTTTAGAAGGAATTCTCGGAACACCTCTCAGTGTATCAGCAACCTTTATCTTCCTCTTCCTGTTGTTTGGTGCATTTCTAGAGAAGACAGGGGTCGGTGCTTACTTTAATGATTTGGCACTTGTTGTGGCTGGACGTAGAATAGGTGGACCTGCTAAGGTTGCTGTATTTTCGAGTGCTCTTCAAGGAACAATAAGCGGTAGTTCTGTTGCTAACGTTGTTACATCTGGATCGTTCACGATCCCTATGATGAAAAGACTAGGATATCGTAAGGAATTCGCAGGTGCTGTAGAGGCATCAGCTTCCACAGGGGGACAGATCATGCCTCCTATTATGGGAGCAGCAGCCTTTTTGATGGCTGAGTTCACTGGGATTCCGTATTGGGATATTGCTAAAGCGGCAGCCATTCCTGCTATTTTATACTTTACCGGGATTTGGGTCATGGTTCACTTAGAGGCTAAGCGTGTCGGCTTAAGAGGATTGACCAAAGAAGAGCTTCCGGATAAAAAAGAAGTTTTAAAGCGCTCTTATCTATTATTACCGATTGTTGCTATTGTCGGGTTTCTTATGATAGGAATTTCTCCTACAAGGGCAGCTCTTTACGGAATCTTAACAACGATTCTCGTTGGAGCAGTCCGAAAAGAGACTAGAATGGGTATTAAAGATATCTTGCAAGCATTAGAAAATGGAGCCCGTTCCGCCTTGGCGGTTGCTGGGGCTACGGCTTGTGCGGGTATTATCGTTGGGGTAGTTACGTTGACAGGTGTGGGATTAAAGTTTGCCAATGGATTATTATCTTTCTCTGGTGGAATCGTTCTTCTTACCTTGTTCTTTACGATGATTGCCTCGCTTATCCTTGGAATGGGTACGCCAACTACGGCAAATTACATCATTACTTCAACCATTGCTGCACCAGCTATTATCGCTCTTGGAGCACCAACGTTATCTGCTCACATGTTTACGTTCTATTTTGGAATCCTTGCAGACGTTACGCCACCGGTTTGTCTTGCCGCGTTTGCTGCAGCGGGTATAGCGAAGTCTAGTCCGATGAGAACTGGATTTAATTCTACCAAGCTAGCCATAGCCGCGTTTATTATCCCATACATTTTTGTTCTTTCTCCAGAGCTGCTTTTAATTGATACCAATCTAGGAGAAGTTCTACTGGTAATCCTGTCAGCAACAATAGGGATGGTTGGTGTAAGCGCTGGTTTGGTCGGCTATTGGATGACCACAATGGCAGTGTGGGAAAGAATACTGGTCATTGCTGCTGGTTTACTTTTAATTGTTCCAGGACTCATCACTGATACGCTAGGTTTCGGAACTTTAGGTATCATTTTTGCTTTACAGGTAATGAAGTCACGTAAGGACAAATTAGCGGTTCAATAA
- the moaC gene encoding cyclic pyranopterin monophosphate synthase MoaC: MDDKLTHFNDQHRAKMVDVSDKQESVREAIAVSRVVMKPETMSRIKAGKIGKGDVLAVAQVAGIMAAKKTSDIIPMCHPIPINGVDIQFDDASDDTILIEAKVKTKGVTGVEMEALTAASAVALTIYDMCKAMDKEMVIGPTYLLSKLGGKSGDFKRT, encoded by the coding sequence ATGGATGATAAATTAACTCACTTTAATGACCAGCATCGGGCAAAGATGGTCGATGTTTCAGACAAGCAGGAGAGCGTGCGGGAGGCGATCGCGGTTAGCCGTGTCGTAATGAAACCCGAAACGATGAGTCGAATTAAGGCTGGTAAGATAGGCAAAGGCGATGTGCTGGCAGTAGCACAGGTTGCTGGCATTATGGCGGCGAAGAAAACATCTGATATCATTCCGATGTGTCATCCTATTCCTATCAATGGTGTTGACATCCAATTTGATGATGCATCTGATGATACGATTCTTATTGAAGCTAAGGTGAAGACAAAGGGAGTTACTGGTGTGGAGATGGAGGCACTGACAGCCGCTAGTGCAGTAGCTTTAACCATTTATGATATGTGTAAAGCAATGGATAAAGAAATGGTAATTGGACCTACGTATCTTCTTTCTAAATTAGGTGGAAAAAGTGGAGATTTTAAGAGAACTTAA
- a CDS encoding molybdenum cofactor biosynthesis protein B, whose product MARWRVGILTASDKGSLGEREDKSGSLLKELIPRIDGEVAAYYIVPDDQRTIEDHLISLSDELGCDLVLTTGGTGFSPRDITPEATKAVIQREAPGLPERMRAATLANTKFAVLSRATAGIRGKTLIINFPGSTKGVKECFEVIEDILPHALQILTGNTEH is encoded by the coding sequence ATGGCCAGATGGAGAGTCGGAATTCTCACAGCAAGCGATAAGGGAAGTCTGGGAGAAAGAGAGGATAAGAGCGGTTCTTTATTAAAAGAGCTTATCCCAAGGATAGATGGTGAAGTAGCTGCTTATTACATCGTTCCGGATGATCAGCGCACCATTGAGGATCATCTCATCTCATTATCTGATGAGCTAGGATGTGATCTCGTGTTGACAACGGGTGGGACTGGATTCTCACCACGAGATATAACACCAGAAGCAACAAAAGCCGTAATTCAACGAGAAGCGCCAGGTTTACCTGAAAGAATGAGGGCAGCTACCCTTGCTAATACCAAATTTGCCGTTCTTTCGAGAGCTACTGCTGGGATTCGTGGGAAAACGCTCATTATTAATTTTCCAGGCAGTACGAAAGGGGTTAAAGAGTGCTTCGAAGTCATTGAGGACATATTACCCCATGCACTCCAGATTTTAACTGGGAATACCGAACACTAA
- a CDS encoding (Fe-S)-binding protein, translating to MKVSLFITCLADVFYPQVGMSVIEVLRRYGVEVDFPNQQTCCGQPAYNSGYHSDAKDSAKQLIRAFENSETIVTPSGSCAAMIRHYYPELFKNDEEWLKKAKKLASNTYEFSEFLVNVLKVELKDVEYTAKATYHQSCHMSRGIGIVQEPKLLLEQVEGLQVEELPYCNDCCGFGGTFAAKMSDISEKMVDEKVKHIESTGAEVLIGSDLGCLMNIGGRLRRTGKDISVLHVAEVLAKGGEGK from the coding sequence ATGAAAGTTTCCTTATTCATCACCTGTCTAGCGGATGTTTTTTATCCACAGGTAGGGATGAGTGTCATTGAAGTCTTAAGAAGATATGGGGTTGAAGTGGATTTTCCAAATCAACAAACCTGTTGTGGTCAACCAGCTTATAACAGTGGATACCATTCCGACGCAAAAGACTCAGCTAAACAATTAATTCGTGCATTTGAAAACAGTGAAACGATTGTCACGCCATCTGGTTCGTGTGCGGCTATGATTCGCCACTATTATCCAGAATTATTTAAAAATGATGAAGAGTGGTTAAAGAAAGCCAAGAAACTCGCAAGTAACACTTATGAGTTTTCGGAGTTTTTAGTTAACGTTCTAAAGGTAGAGCTTAAAGATGTGGAGTATACAGCCAAGGCAACCTACCATCAGTCTTGTCATATGAGCCGTGGTATTGGAATCGTACAAGAGCCCAAGCTTCTCCTTGAACAAGTGGAAGGTCTCCAAGTAGAGGAGCTGCCTTACTGTAACGACTGCTGTGGTTTCGGGGGTACATTCGCTGCTAAGATGAGCGATATTTCGGAGAAGATGGTGGATGAAAAAGTAAAACATATCGAGTCAACTGGGGCCGAAGTATTAATTGGTTCTGATCTTGGATGTCTAATGAATATCGGTGGAAGACTGCGCCGTACAGGCAAGGACATCTCAGTTTTACATGTAGCAGAAGTTCTAGCGAAAGGAGGAGAAGGGAAATGA
- a CDS encoding LutB/LldF family L-lactate oxidation iron-sulfur protein, whose translation MSAHPLTFNQRVDKAIDDPVLKKAVPFAQDRLRGGRNQAVELLGNVEEWRERASAIRRHTIENLDSYLEQLAENVRKNGGHVHFAETADDAIQVVTQIAREKGAKSIIKSKSMVSEEIHLNKYLEEMDIKVIESDLGEYIIQLANETPSHIIAPAIHKTRKEISELFSEVAGRKLSEETTELCQFARETLREEFLQADIGISGCNFAVAESGSVVLVSNEGNARLTTTLPKVHIAIMGMERLVPTWEELDIVISMLTRSATGQKISVYVTAINSARQLEDLDGPEEFHLVILDNGRSDSLGTAYQEVLKCIRCSACLNVCPVYRHIGGHAYGGVYSGPIGAVLTPLLEGYEGWKELPHASSLCGACTEVCPVKIPLHDLLIEHRKDQVEKGMAPLSEKLAFKGFGFATSHPSVYDLAVNMAHKGMGIFSKDDVITQGPGMMKGWTDVRDLPRPAKQSFRDWWEKEGRRTEN comes from the coding sequence ATGAGTGCTCATCCTTTAACCTTTAATCAACGCGTGGATAAAGCCATTGATGATCCCGTTCTAAAGAAAGCTGTTCCATTTGCTCAAGATCGGTTACGTGGTGGCCGCAACCAAGCGGTTGAGCTTCTCGGAAATGTAGAAGAATGGCGTGAACGTGCCTCAGCGATCCGCCGTCATACTATAGAAAACTTGGATAGTTACCTAGAACAACTAGCAGAGAATGTCCGGAAAAATGGAGGACACGTCCATTTTGCAGAAACCGCCGATGATGCCATTCAAGTAGTAACCCAGATTGCCCGAGAAAAAGGGGCTAAATCGATCATAAAATCCAAATCCATGGTCTCGGAAGAAATTCATCTCAACAAATACTTAGAGGAAATGGATATTAAGGTTATTGAATCTGATTTAGGGGAATACATCATCCAATTGGCTAACGAAACGCCATCTCATATCATTGCACCCGCGATTCATAAAACGAGAAAAGAGATATCTGAGTTGTTTTCAGAGGTAGCGGGAAGAAAGCTCTCGGAGGAAACGACTGAGCTCTGTCAATTTGCCCGTGAAACTTTACGAGAGGAGTTTTTGCAAGCTGATATTGGGATTTCCGGTTGTAACTTTGCCGTTGCGGAATCAGGATCAGTCGTGCTGGTAAGTAATGAGGGGAATGCACGCTTGACAACCACTTTACCTAAGGTCCACATTGCTATTATGGGAATGGAGAGACTTGTCCCTACGTGGGAGGAGTTAGATATTGTCATTTCCATGCTGACGCGGAGTGCAACAGGACAGAAGATTAGTGTTTATGTTACAGCAATTAACTCTGCCCGACAATTGGAGGATCTGGATGGACCCGAAGAATTTCATTTGGTCATTCTCGATAATGGGAGATCCGACAGCCTAGGAACCGCGTACCAAGAGGTTCTTAAATGCATACGATGTAGTGCGTGTCTTAATGTATGTCCTGTTTATCGGCATATTGGTGGACATGCTTATGGTGGAGTCTACAGCGGTCCTATTGGTGCAGTTCTAACCCCTCTATTGGAAGGGTATGAGGGATGGAAGGAACTACCTCATGCTTCGAGTTTATGTGGAGCGTGTACAGAAGTCTGCCCGGTGAAAATCCCTCTACATGACTTGCTTATTGAACATCGAAAGGATCAAGTAGAAAAAGGAATGGCTCCGCTATCTGAGAAGCTGGCATTTAAGGGTTTTGGGTTTGCTACTAGTCACCCGTCGGTTTATGATTTAGCTGTTAATATGGCTCATAAAGGGATGGGGATTTTTAGTAAAGATGATGTGATTACACAAGGACCAGGGATGATGAAAGGTTGGACCGATGTCCGTGACCTTCCGAGACCAGCTAAACAATCCTTCCGAGATTGGTGGGAAAAAGAAGGAAGGAGGACTGAAAATTAA
- a CDS encoding lactate utilization protein C, with amino-acid sequence MQKQEVFLNKLASKLGRDRRSGVTPPKWGEHPGVRLYEGKTKEELIQQFIDNLNALNTEVDRIKVEDVPAALEKVIRKFEVNSCIQWDDERLDPLNLPSFFISKGVQHLTWNKSSGEETLRHSAATMDLGITYADLGLAETGTVMLFNGGGRGRSVSLLPPVFLCILSEDTIVPRLTQAVQHIKAKAPEGLPACINFITGPSRTGDIEMDLALGVHGPGKVHVILLNN; translated from the coding sequence ATGCAAAAGCAAGAGGTCTTCTTAAATAAATTGGCAAGCAAGCTGGGGCGGGATCGACGTTCTGGGGTGACTCCTCCAAAGTGGGGGGAGCATCCGGGGGTCCGTCTTTATGAGGGGAAGACGAAGGAAGAGTTAATTCAACAGTTTATTGATAATTTGAACGCTCTAAATACGGAAGTCGACCGTATCAAGGTAGAAGATGTACCTGCTGCTTTAGAAAAAGTGATAAGGAAATTTGAGGTCAATTCATGTATTCAATGGGATGACGAACGCTTAGACCCTTTGAATTTGCCTTCCTTTTTCATCTCAAAAGGGGTACAGCATTTAACATGGAATAAGTCTTCTGGTGAGGAAACGTTGAGGCACTCTGCGGCAACTATGGATCTAGGGATTACTTACGCCGATCTAGGACTTGCCGAAACAGGTACAGTTATGTTATTTAATGGGGGAGGACGAGGTCGTTCTGTGAGCTTGCTTCCACCTGTATTTCTCTGTATCTTATCAGAAGATACTATCGTCCCCCGCCTAACCCAAGCGGTCCAGCACATTAAAGCTAAAGCTCCAGAGGGCCTGCCAGCTTGTATTAACTTTATCACTGGTCCAAGCCGAACAGGTGATATTGAAATGGATCTAGCCTTAGGCGTTCACGGACCTGGGAAAGTACATGTTATCTTGTTAAATAACTAA